The Dunckerocampus dactyliophorus isolate RoL2022-P2 chromosome 16, RoL_Ddac_1.1, whole genome shotgun sequence genome includes a window with the following:
- the LOC129169296 gene encoding endosialin-like, whose translation MRTGGCASLRSLCALWLLLCLAPRVWGQRSAGEESEGLATGARLEEKDALCHERGCYAVFLQRRTFREAGRSCRERGGTLATAHDHETADAVHRLLAGLEPQGTRVRLRLWIGLHRAPRQCSSTRPLRGFVWVTGDQEGQFTNWLREDAPGTCAAPRCVAMTVHTSESARDSVDNFKWLDGSCGLALDGFVCQYAYRGMCHPLEDEGQGPAVYSTPFHLISRMLTHVPYGSVAAVPCPPRPSDPDAPAEQTVLCMERDDGSVGWSRDAPLCGADLAPTTQDWCSGDHGCEQHCQNTDSDYYCYCSEGYTLAEDGYSCETDPLDPTDPPELSLDSAGPSELPRLKVACMAMGCEHDCVETSRGVRCTCPPGYQIGPDGRRCSDVDECQQGPCTQACVNAPGTFHCACHAGYEPDDEGECVDVDECEHEGRCEGTCENTEGSFRCTCHHGYQMSASRTCEDVDECVGASPCQQQCLNYMGGYQCFCDDGYELQADRLTCRPTPDDEEYSTLTPDPTDSAHILDLDHDGLRTPKPKFDSNFDVEWLTDAPEESNNHLNQWDVASPRRYQTEPSPTREESKSNEVYLKTGGQEDDRQAPTEGAGASEGKRKHDKSWLLVALLVPLCVFLVVMLALGIVYCTSCAVDKSLGLSDCYRWILPTAPPDRTEPKTRA comes from the exons ATGCGGACAGGAGGGTGCGCTAGTTTGAGGAGTCTATGCGCCCTGTGGTTGCTGCTCTGTCTTGCACCCAGGGTCTGGGGTCAGAGGTCAGCAGGAGAGGAGAGCGAGGGGTTGGCAACAGGCGCTCGGCTGGAGGAGAAAGACGCGCTGTGCCATGAGCGTGGATGCTACGCCGTATTCCTGCAGAGAAGGACCTTCAGGGAGGCGGGGCGCAGCTGCCGAGAGCGTGGCGGCACACTGGCTACTGCACACGACCATGAGACCGCCGACGCTGTGCACCGCCTGCTGGCGGGCCTGGAGCCGCAAGGGACCAGAGTGCGCCTTCGACTCTGGATCGGGCTGCACAGAGCACCCCGCCAGTGTTCCTCCACTCGACCGCTCAGAGGATTCGTCTGGGTCACAG GCGACCAGGAGGGCCAGTTCACCAATTGGCTCCGCGAGGACGCGCCTGGGACGTGTGCAGCCCCTCGCTGTGTGGCCATGACTGTGCACACCTCAGAGAGCGCACGTGACAGTGTGGACAACTTCAAGTGGTTGGACGGCTCATGCGGCCTGGCGTTGGACGGCTTTGTGTGTCAGTACGCCTACAGAGGGATGTGCCACCCCCTGGAGGATGAGGGTCAAGGCCCAGCTGTCTACTCCACACCATTCCACCTGATCAGCCGCATGCTCACCCACGTTCCTTACGGCTCTGTGGCCGCTGTGCCTTGTCCACCTCGTCCGTCGGACCCTGACGCTCCCGCAGAGCAGACAGTGCTGTGCATGGAAAGAGACGACGGGTCGGTGGGCTGGTCCCGGGACGCGCCGCTCTGCGGGGCCGACTTGGCACCAACCACCCAGGACTGGTGCAGCGGGGACCACGGCTGCGAGCAGCACTGCCAGAACACGGATTCAGACTATTATTGCTACTGCTCCGAAGGCTACACGCTAGCAGAGGACGGCTATAGCTGCGAGACGGATCCCTTGGACCCGACAGACCCTCCTGAGTTGTCTTTGGACTCTGCTGGGCCCAGCGAACTGCCCCGCCTCAAGGTGGCATGTATGGCCATGGGCTGTGAGCACGACTGTGTGGAGACGTCTCGAGGGGTCCGCTGCACGTGTCCTCCAGGGTACCAAATAGGCCCGGACGGGCGCAGGTGTTCCGACGTGGACGAATGCCAGCAGGGGCCGTGCACGCAGGCATGCGTCAATGCACCCGGAACCTTCCACTGTGCTTGTCATGCCGGCTACGAGCCAGATGATGAGGGTGAGTGCGTGGACGTCGACGAGTGCGAACACGAGGGCCGCTGTGAGGGCACCTGCGAGAACACTGAAGGTTCCTTCAGGTGCACGTGTCACCATGGTTACCAGATGTCTGCCAGCAGAACGTGCGAAGACGTGGACGAGTGCGTGGGGGCGTCGCCCTGCCAGCAGCAGTGTCTCAACTACATGGGCGGGTACCAGTGCTTCTGTGACGACGGCTACGAGCTGCAGGCAGATAGACTTACTTGCCGGCCGACACCTGATGACGAAGAATACTCCACTCTGACCCCTGACCCCACCGACTCCGCCCACATACTAGACTTGGACCACGATGGCCTGCGCACCCCTAAGCCCAAATTTGACAGTAACTTTGATGTGGAATGGCTGACAGATGCCCCCGAAGAGTCCAACAACCACCTCAACCAATGGGATGTGGCCTCGCCGAGGCGGTACCAGACCGAGCCGTCGCCCACACGAGAGGAAAGTAAGAGCAATGAAGTCTATCTCAAGACCGGAGGTCAAGAAGACGACAGACAAGCGCCCACTGAAGGAGCTGGGGCGAGCGAAGGCAAGCGTAAGCATGACAAGAGCTGGTTGCTGGTGGCGCTGTTGGTACCGCTCTGTGTCTTCTTGGTGGTTATGCTGGCACTGGGCATCGTCTACTGCACCAGTTGCGCTGTGGACAAGAGCCTCGGCCTGTCGGACTGCTACCGCTGGATCCTTCCCACAGCGCCCCCGGACCGTACCGAGCCCAAAACACGGGCATGA